In Bacillus cereus ATCC 14579, a single window of DNA contains:
- a CDS encoding ABC transporter ATP-binding protein — MSTNVVTVESVEKTYGKRNENQSKALRGVSLSIKEGEFVGIMGPSGSGKTTLLNVISTLDQATGGSVTIAGTNITSMKGNALSDFRSQKLGFIFQDFNLLENLSIYENIALPLSLQGVPSSEITGKVNDVAKKLGITEILTKYPTAVSGGQKQRTAAARALVHNPAIVLADEPTGALDSKNAKSLLEAMQDLHENHNVSILMVTHDAFSASYCERILFIQDGLLYKELNRQGTRENFYQDILGVLAHMGSAAESK, encoded by the coding sequence ATGTCAACAAATGTAGTTACTGTAGAAAGTGTAGAAAAAACGTATGGAAAAAGAAATGAGAATCAGTCAAAAGCATTAAGGGGTGTATCGTTAAGTATTAAAGAAGGAGAATTTGTCGGGATTATGGGTCCTTCTGGGTCTGGAAAAACGACTTTACTTAATGTGATAAGTACACTTGACCAAGCGACAGGTGGTAGTGTGACGATAGCTGGTACAAATATTACTTCTATGAAGGGCAATGCGTTATCTGATTTTCGCTCTCAAAAATTAGGTTTCATTTTTCAAGATTTTAATCTACTAGAAAACTTATCAATTTATGAAAATATAGCTTTACCACTTTCTCTGCAAGGCGTACCATCAAGTGAGATTACTGGAAAGGTAAATGACGTTGCGAAGAAATTAGGAATTACTGAAATTTTAACAAAATATCCAACTGCTGTTTCTGGTGGACAAAAGCAAAGAACAGCGGCGGCAAGAGCTTTAGTACATAATCCAGCAATTGTATTAGCAGATGAACCGACAGGTGCGCTTGATAGTAAAAACGCAAAAAGTTTATTAGAAGCAATGCAAGATTTACATGAAAATCACAATGTAAGTATTTTGATGGTTACACATGATGCATTTAGTGCAAGTTATTGTGAGCGTATTTTATTTATTCAAGATGGTCTTCTTTATAAAGAATTAAATCGTCAAGGCACTAGAGAGAATTTCTATCAAGACATTTTAGGTGTGCTCGCTCATATGGGCTCAGCTGCTGAGTCTAAGTAG
- the thrS gene encoding threonine--tRNA ligase: MKEQMIEIKFPDGSVKEFVNGVTLEEIAGSISSSLKKKAVAGKVNDGLYDLRRNIEENAEVEIITIDSNEGVEITRHSAAHILAQAVKRMYGDINLGVGPVIENGFYYDMDLPSSVNVEDLRKIEKEMKKIINENIKIERVEVSREEAAKLFQEMNDRLKLELLEAIPSGESVTLYKQGEFVDLCRGPHLPFTGYLKAFQLTHVSGAYWRGDSNNQVLQRIYGVAFSSQKELEEYLHFVEEAAKRNHRKLGSELELFMFSEEAPGMPFYLPKGQMIRNELEAFLREIQKEYNYQEVRTPFMMNQEVWERSGHWGHYKDNMYFSEVDNKSFALKPMNCPGHMLMFKNKLHSYRELPIRMCEFGQVHRHEFSGALNGLLRVRTFCQDDAHLFVTPKQIEDEIKSVMAQIDYVYKTFGFEYEVELSTRPEDSMGDDKLWEQAEAALENVLQSLNYKYRLNEGDGAFYGPKIDFHIKDALNRSHQCGTIQLDFQMPEKFDLNYIDENNEKKRPVVIHRAVLGSLDRFLAILIEHFGGAFPAWVAPVQVKVIPVSNAVHEQYANEIALKLAQAGVRVEQDARDEKLGYKIREAQMQKVPYVLVIGDKEMENGAVNVRKYGEEKSEVIALDVFVATIEEEIKNRKY, translated from the coding sequence ATGAAAGAACAAATGATTGAAATTAAATTTCCAGATGGTAGCGTGAAAGAATTTGTAAATGGAGTTACTTTAGAAGAAATTGCGGGATCCATTAGCAGTAGTTTGAAAAAGAAAGCAGTCGCGGGGAAAGTGAATGATGGGTTATATGATTTACGCCGAAATATTGAAGAAAATGCGGAAGTAGAAATCATTACTATAGATTCAAATGAAGGTGTAGAAATTACAAGACACTCTGCGGCACATATTTTAGCGCAAGCTGTAAAAAGAATGTATGGTGATATAAATCTTGGGGTGGGGCCTGTTATTGAAAATGGATTTTATTATGATATGGATCTTCCAAGTAGTGTAAACGTAGAAGATTTACGAAAAATCGAAAAAGAAATGAAAAAGATTATAAATGAAAATATAAAGATAGAACGAGTTGAGGTTTCTCGAGAAGAAGCAGCAAAACTGTTTCAAGAAATGAACGATCGCTTGAAATTAGAACTTTTAGAAGCAATTCCTAGTGGGGAAAGTGTAACACTATATAAACAAGGTGAATTTGTAGATTTATGTAGAGGGCCACATTTACCATTTACAGGTTATTTGAAAGCATTTCAATTAACTCACGTTTCCGGTGCATATTGGCGAGGTGATAGTAATAACCAAGTGCTTCAGCGCATATATGGTGTTGCATTCTCTTCTCAAAAAGAATTAGAAGAGTATTTACATTTCGTTGAAGAAGCAGCAAAAAGAAATCATCGTAAGTTAGGCAGTGAGCTTGAGTTATTTATGTTTTCTGAAGAGGCTCCGGGAATGCCGTTTTATTTACCGAAAGGACAAATGATTCGTAACGAATTGGAAGCATTTTTAAGAGAAATTCAAAAAGAGTACAATTATCAAGAAGTACGCACTCCGTTCATGATGAACCAAGAAGTATGGGAGAGATCAGGGCACTGGGGACATTATAAAGATAATATGTATTTCTCTGAAGTAGATAATAAAAGTTTTGCATTAAAACCGATGAACTGCCCAGGGCACATGCTTATGTTTAAAAATAAATTGCATTCTTATCGTGAATTACCGATTCGTATGTGTGAATTTGGTCAAGTACATCGCCATGAATTTAGTGGTGCCTTAAACGGATTATTAAGAGTACGTACTTTCTGCCAAGATGATGCACATTTATTTGTAACTCCAAAACAAATTGAAGATGAAATTAAATCAGTAATGGCGCAAATTGATTACGTATATAAAACTTTTGGATTCGAATATGAAGTAGAGCTTTCTACTCGTCCAGAAGACTCAATGGGTGATGATAAATTATGGGAGCAAGCAGAAGCAGCATTAGAAAATGTATTACAATCGCTAAATTATAAATATAGACTAAATGAAGGTGACGGTGCATTTTACGGGCCGAAAATTGATTTTCATATTAAAGATGCTTTAAATAGAAGTCACCAGTGCGGAACAATCCAGCTTGATTTCCAAATGCCAGAGAAATTTGATTTAAATTATATAGATGAAAATAATGAAAAGAAAAGACCAGTTGTTATTCACAGGGCAGTTTTAGGGTCATTAGATCGCTTCTTAGCAATATTAATTGAGCACTTTGGAGGTGCGTTCCCGGCATGGGTGGCACCAGTTCAAGTGAAAGTAATTCCAGTTTCAAATGCAGTACATGAACAATATGCCAATGAGATTGCACTTAAATTAGCACAAGCTGGAGTTCGTGTTGAACAAGATGCACGAGATGAAAAATTAGGATATAAAATAAGAGAAGCACAAATGCAAAAAGTACCGTATGTTCTTGTTATTGGAGATAAGGAAATGGAAAACGGAGCTGTAAATGTACGTAAATATGGGGAAGAGAAGTCAGAAGTTATTGCACTAGATGTATTTGTGGCAACTATTGAAGAAGAAATAAAGAATAGAAAATATTGA
- a CDS encoding S8 family peptidase, with protein MKNKIIVFLSVLSFIIGGFFFNTNTSSAETSSTDYVPNQLIVKFKQNASLSNVQSFHKSVGANVLSKDDKLGFEVVQFSKGTVKEKIKSYKNNPDVEYAEPNYYVHAFWTPNDPYFNNQYGLQKIQAPQAWDSQRSDPGVKVAIIDTGVQGSHPDLASKVIYGHDYVDNDNTSDDGNGHGTHCAGITGALTNNSVGIAGVAPQTSIYAVRVLDNQGSGTLDAVAQGIREAADSGAKVISLSLGAPNGGTALQQAVQYAWNKGSVIVAAAGNAGNTKANYPAYYSEVIAVGSTDQSDRKSSFSTYGSWVDVAAPGSNIYSTYKGSTYQSLSGTSMATPHVAGVAALLANQGYSNTQIRQIIESTSDKISGTGTYWKNGRVNAYKAVQYAKQLQENKAS; from the coding sequence TTGAAAAACAAAATCATTGTTTTCCTATCTGTTTTATCATTTATTATTGGTGGTTTCTTCTTTAACACGAATACTTCAAGTGCTGAAACATCATCTACTGATTACGTTCCTAACCAATTAATCGTTAAGTTCAAACAAAATGCATCTTTAAGTAATGTGCAATCTTTTCATAAATCTGTCGGAGCTAATGTCTTATCTAAAGATGATAAGTTAGGTTTTGAAGTCGTACAATTTTCAAAAGGTACTGTAAAAGAAAAAATAAAGAGTTATAAAAATAATCCAGATGTGGAATATGCAGAACCAAATTATTACGTTCACGCCTTTTGGACTCCAAACGACCCATATTTTAATAATCAATATGGATTACAAAAGATTCAAGCTCCACAAGCTTGGGATAGCCAACGAAGTGATCCTGGTGTAAAAGTAGCTATTATTGATACAGGAGTTCAAGGCTCACACCCTGATCTGGCTTCGAAAGTAATTTACGGGCATGATTATGTTGATAACGACAATACATCTGATGATGGTAATGGTCATGGTACACATTGCGCTGGAATTACTGGAGCACTTACGAATAACAGCGTCGGAATTGCTGGTGTTGCCCCACAAACTTCAATTTATGCTGTCCGCGTATTAGATAATCAAGGAAGTGGTACTCTTGATGCTGTAGCGCAAGGTATTCGAGAAGCTGCTGATTCGGGTGCAAAAGTAATTAGTTTAAGTTTAGGAGCTCCAAATGGTGGTACTGCATTACAACAAGCCGTTCAATATGCATGGAATAAAGGCTCTGTTATAGTTGCAGCTGCTGGAAATGCTGGAAATACAAAAGCTAATTACCCTGCTTATTACAGCGAAGTAATTGCAGTTGGTTCTACAGATCAATCAGATAGAAAATCTTCATTCTCTACTTATGGTAGCTGGGTAGATGTTGCAGCACCAGGTTCAAATATATATTCAACATATAAAGGAAGCACGTATCAATCATTAAGTGGTACATCTATGGCAACACCTCATGTTGCAGGAGTCGCTGCTCTTTTAGCAAATCAAGGATATAGTAATACACAAATTCGCCAAATTATTGAGTCAACTTCTGATAAAATTAGTGGTACAGGTACGTACTGGAAAAACGGTAGAGTCAATGCATATAAGGCTGTACAATATGCTAAGCAATTACAAGAAAATAAAGCTTCTTAA
- a CDS encoding YdbC family protein gives MLLKTIYCKVEEEKKKLFSNAQEKWSDIRHLDGFHGQFGGWYEDEACVFTLWEDRSTYQSFMNGAHDTIYLNSNQEDTFLSCEIELFQTLYDITDTHLKDVVTEGSFVRVAICDVKVEKEKYFLQKQETIWNKGMEKAKGMLGGVVGKSLKNENRYIVLTYWKDEQTHQHYVEEIFPDLYKLANIHEDIEEIKGKQAVCKEEWLVY, from the coding sequence ATGTTACTAAAAACAATCTACTGTAAGGTGGAAGAAGAGAAAAAGAAATTGTTTTCAAATGCGCAAGAAAAATGGAGTGATATACGGCATCTAGATGGTTTTCATGGACAATTTGGTGGATGGTATGAAGATGAGGCATGTGTATTTACTTTATGGGAAGATAGAAGTACATATCAATCATTTATGAATGGTGCTCACGATACAATTTATTTAAATAGTAATCAAGAGGATACGTTTCTTTCGTGTGAAATTGAATTATTTCAAACGTTGTATGATATAACTGATACGCATTTGAAAGACGTTGTTACAGAAGGATCATTCGTAAGAGTTGCTATATGTGATGTAAAGGTGGAAAAGGAAAAGTATTTTTTACAGAAGCAAGAAACAATTTGGAATAAAGGAATGGAAAAAGCAAAAGGAATGTTAGGTGGAGTAGTTGGGAAGTCTTTAAAAAATGAAAATCGTTACATAGTGTTAACGTATTGGAAAGATGAACAGACGCATCAACATTATGTGGAAGAGATTTTCCCAGATTTATATAAATTAGCTAATATTCATGAAGATATAGAAGAGATAAAAGGAAAACAAGCTGTATGTAAGGAAGAATGGCTTGTATATTAA
- the rluF gene encoding 23S rRNA pseudouridine(2604) synthase RluF, which translates to MRINKFISEAGKASRRGADKLINERRVIINGKVAKIGDQVNPGDDVRVNGEQLRIARDHVYIALNKPVGITCTSEKSVKGNIIDLVNHPLRISHIGRLDKDSDGLILLTNDGDIVNEILRAENKHEKEYIVSVDKPITPDFLEKMAAGVKILGTKTLPCEVTQLSKYEFQIILTQGLNRQIRRMCEALGYQVYTLKRTRIMNIELNNLPVGQWRDLTKKEKRRLFADLNYEPQDW; encoded by the coding sequence TTGCGTATCAATAAATTTATTAGTGAAGCTGGAAAAGCGTCTCGACGTGGAGCGGATAAACTAATTAATGAGAGAAGAGTAATTATTAACGGTAAGGTTGCAAAAATTGGTGACCAAGTGAACCCAGGTGATGATGTACGAGTAAATGGAGAGCAGCTTCGAATTGCTCGAGATCACGTATATATCGCTTTAAATAAACCAGTAGGTATTACATGTACGAGTGAAAAATCAGTAAAAGGTAATATTATCGATTTAGTGAACCATCCTTTACGAATTAGTCACATTGGACGTCTTGATAAAGACTCAGACGGTTTAATTTTGTTAACGAATGATGGTGATATTGTTAATGAAATTTTACGTGCTGAAAACAAACATGAGAAAGAATATATCGTTTCAGTAGATAAGCCAATTACACCTGATTTCTTAGAGAAAATGGCAGCGGGTGTTAAAATTTTAGGAACAAAAACGCTTCCTTGTGAGGTTACACAGTTATCAAAATATGAGTTCCAAATTATTTTAACACAAGGGCTAAATCGTCAAATTCGCCGTATGTGTGAAGCTTTAGGTTATCAAGTATACACGTTAAAACGTACGAGAATTATGAATATTGAATTGAATAATTTACCGGTTGGGCAGTGGAGAGATTTAACAAAGAAAGAGAAAAGACGTCTATTTGCAGACTTAAATTACGAACCACAAGATTGGTAA
- a CDS encoding alanine/glycine:cation symporter family protein, producing METVSKVLEQLNQYVWGLPTLLLLVGTGIILTVRLKGLQFSKLLYAHKLAFKKSEDTSSSGDISHFQALMTAMAATIGMGNIAGVATAVTIGGPGAIFWMWITALFGMATKYAEAILAVKYRVSNENGEYSGGPMYYLERGLGKKWLAILFAIFGTTASFGIGNMVQSNSVAEAMRINFSFPPALTGIVMSFLIAIVILGGVKKIGKVTGYVVPIKAFFYIIAGLIIIFYHYDQIPEAFSLIFSGAFNGTAAAGGFIGATVASAIQIGMARGVFANEAGLGSAPIAAAAAKTDSPAKQALVSMTGTFLDTFIVCTITGLVLITTGAWKSGKTGVEATTLAFQSVFGTAGSMILGIAIILFAYSTILGWSYYGEKCVAYLFGESAVKYYKAIFIFMIAIGANLKLGIVWTFADIANGLMAIPNLIGLIGLSSIVVAETNRFLQAEKLKENNKKQAS from the coding sequence ATGGAGACAGTAAGTAAAGTATTAGAACAACTAAATCAATACGTGTGGGGATTACCAACTTTGTTGCTACTCGTTGGAACAGGTATCATTCTCACAGTGCGTTTGAAAGGTTTACAGTTTAGTAAACTATTATACGCTCACAAACTAGCGTTTAAAAAATCAGAAGATACTTCTTCTTCTGGAGATATTAGTCACTTCCAAGCACTCATGACAGCTATGGCCGCAACGATTGGTATGGGTAATATAGCCGGTGTTGCAACAGCGGTTACAATTGGTGGTCCTGGTGCAATATTTTGGATGTGGATTACCGCTTTATTCGGTATGGCAACAAAGTATGCAGAGGCAATACTTGCAGTGAAATACCGTGTTAGTAATGAAAATGGTGAATATTCAGGTGGACCAATGTATTATTTAGAGCGTGGTTTAGGTAAGAAATGGCTTGCTATATTATTCGCTATATTTGGTACAACTGCTTCTTTCGGTATTGGTAATATGGTGCAATCTAACTCAGTTGCAGAGGCAATGCGAATTAATTTCTCTTTCCCTCCTGCTTTAACTGGTATAGTAATGTCATTTTTAATCGCAATTGTTATTTTAGGCGGTGTAAAAAAAATCGGGAAAGTGACGGGATATGTCGTTCCTATTAAAGCTTTCTTTTATATAATTGCTGGTCTTATAATTATTTTCTATCACTACGACCAAATTCCAGAAGCATTTTCACTTATTTTTTCTGGTGCATTTAATGGTACAGCAGCTGCTGGTGGTTTTATTGGGGCAACAGTTGCATCAGCTATCCAAATCGGAATGGCGCGTGGTGTATTTGCGAACGAAGCTGGTTTAGGGAGTGCACCAATTGCGGCGGCGGCGGCAAAAACCGATTCGCCTGCAAAGCAAGCTTTAGTTTCAATGACTGGTACTTTTCTAGATACGTTTATTGTATGTACAATTACAGGACTAGTATTAATTACTACAGGCGCTTGGAAATCAGGTAAAACTGGTGTTGAAGCTACAACACTTGCATTCCAATCTGTATTCGGTACTGCTGGTAGTATGATTCTCGGTATCGCAATTATTTTATTTGCCTACTCTACTATTTTAGGCTGGTCGTATTATGGAGAAAAATGTGTAGCTTATTTATTCGGAGAAAGTGCAGTTAAATATTATAAAGCAATCTTTATTTTCATGATTGCAATTGGTGCTAATTTAAAGCTAGGAATCGTATGGACATTTGCTGATATTGCAAATGGACTTATGGCAATTCCAAACTTGATTGGTTTGATTGGATTAAGTAGTATTGTTGTTGCTGAAACGAATCGCTTTTTACAAGCAGAGAAATTGAAAGAAAATAATAAAAAACAGGCAAGTTAA
- a CDS encoding DinB family protein: MKDYILKQCDYHAWANTRLFNRLKELPNYETIFNEQIQSVFPSIKDTFVHIYITDQVWLHILHGKSMNEAIQDREDLRKQIETKSLHELEKMFENMANQYKDFLITIQDVNAVFVIENPYVGKLETSILELVQHVVNHGTYHRGNITAMIRQLGHSSTMMDFVLYLHMVKKQGE, translated from the coding sequence TTGAAAGATTATATATTAAAACAGTGTGATTATCATGCTTGGGCCAATACAAGATTATTCAATCGATTAAAAGAGTTACCAAACTATGAGACGATTTTTAATGAGCAGATACAGAGTGTATTTCCATCCATTAAGGATACTTTTGTGCATATTTATATTACAGATCAAGTGTGGTTACATATATTGCATGGTAAAAGTATGAATGAAGCAATACAAGACCGAGAAGATTTACGAAAACAAATTGAAACTAAATCGTTACATGAATTAGAAAAAATGTTTGAAAACATGGCAAATCAATATAAAGATTTTTTAATTACAATACAAGATGTGAATGCTGTATTTGTTATTGAGAATCCATATGTAGGGAAATTAGAAACTTCGATTTTAGAATTAGTGCAACATGTCGTAAATCATGGTACATATCATAGAGGAAATATAACAGCGATGATCCGTCAACTTGGTCATTCGTCGACAATGATGGATTTTGTACTGTATTTACATATGGTTAAAAAGCAGGGAGAGTAA